In Deltaproteobacteria bacterium, the sequence GAAATCTAATGCCCGCCTCATCCTTGGCTATGTATAAAGAAAGGCGTCTTTCCTTTCTTGAGATCAACGGCAGGCAGACTATTTGAATACATTGAAGTCAATCCCGCGTTGACGTCCCCGCTCCTCGAACCAGCTTGCCTCATTCTCAGGGGGAGACACCAGCTCTTCCGGGGTCTTGTGAATCAGTTCAATGGCCTCGGAAGGACAGGTGCTTACACAAAGACCGCAGCCGATGCATTTTTCACGGATGACTTCGTAGTAATCCTTTCTTTCTACAATAGCGTTCACCTGGCAGCGTTCATCGGCGCAGGTGCCGCAGGCGGTGCATTCGTCCGGGTCTATCCTGGCGTAATAGTGAGAATTAACGACGTCTGACGCATTGATCCCCAATTTAGTGATGCCATTTAAAACGCCGCAACAGCACCCGCAGCAGTTGCAGATATAAAACAGGCCAGTCTGCATATTGTGGGTTAGGTGCACGAGTCCGGCCTCTTCGGCTTGATTAAGAATGGCGTAGGCTTCCTCCCTGGAGATAACGCGGCGGCCTTTGCCTGGATCATCGAAAATCCCTGGCACCGGAGCGAAGCCCATGCAGACATTGATGGGATTATCACAGCCCTGTCCCAGCATATGCTTTTCTTTTTTACAGATACATTCTTGAACAAAAAAGGATTTACTGTTTTCAATGAGATTGGAAACCTGCTCATATGGCAGGGCCTCCTGTTTGTTGGGAATCTCTTTTTCGATGGGTATAATCTGGAATTGCTGCGGCTGGTTCTTGAAGAACTGTGGACCAAAGATAGGGTAGTACTCCT encodes:
- a CDS encoding 4Fe-4S binding protein; protein product: MNDEVYHKLAKVLDTLPNGFPSTESGIEIKLLKKIFTPEAADLFCDMRLTFETAEQIAERTGRPLEGLDKILSSMVDRGQLWGLTLGDVKLYKMLPWLFGIFEMQLPHLDQELVELNEEYYPIFGPQFFKNQPQQFQIIPIEKEIPNKQEALPYEQVSNLIENSKSFFVQECICKKEKHMLGQGCDNPINVCMGFAPVPGIFDDPGKGRRVISREEAYAILNQAEEAGLVHLTHNMQTGLFYICNCCGCCCGVLNGITKLGINASDVVNSHYYARIDPDECTACGTCADERCQVNAIVERKDYYEVIREKCIGCGLCVSTCPSEAIELIHKTPEELVSPPENEASWFEERGRQRGIDFNVFK